The bacterium genome includes a region encoding these proteins:
- a CDS encoding adenylate kinase, whose translation MERIRLIFLGPPGAGKGTQAEKLQDAFGIVKVSTGDILREAVNQGTTLGEVAKVYMERGELVPDDIIIGLVREKILQLDQFVLDGFPRNVNQAEGLDRLLETLNKKLTGVIYFDVTNEEVKRRLLARRICPSCKRVYNLITEPPKKDEICDVCGVKLITRSDDNEETIENRLKVYYQQTMPLLEYYENRGLLKKVDGNQSPDVVYTNLLKVIGL comes from the coding sequence ATGGAGAGGATAAGACTCATATTTCTTGGCCCTCCTGGTGCTGGAAAAGGAACCCAAGCAGAGAAATTACAGGATGCTTTCGGGATAGTTAAGGTGTCAACGGGTGATATTTTGAGGGAAGCGGTAAATCAAGGTACAACCTTAGGTGAAGTAGCGAAAGTCTATATGGAAAGGGGCGAGCTTGTGCCAGATGATATAATAATAGGACTTGTGAGGGAAAAAATTTTACAACTTGACCAATTTGTTCTTGACGGTTTTCCAAGAAATGTCAATCAGGCTGAGGGGCTTGACCGTCTTCTGGAAACCCTGAACAAAAAGTTAACGGGGGTTATTTACTTTGATGTTACAAATGAAGAGGTGAAGAGGAGGTTACTGGCTCGGAGGATTTGTCCTTCTTGTAAAAGAGTCTATAACTTGATCACTGAGCCACCCAAGAAGGATGAGATATGTGATGTTTGCGGAGTTAAGCTAATAACGAGAAGTGATGACAACGAAGAAACTATCGAGAATCGTCTTAAGGTCTATTACCAGCAAACAATGCCCTTATTAGAGTATTATGAAAATAGGGGCCTTCTTAAAAAGGTAGATGGGAACCAATCACCCGATGTGGTATATACCAATCTGCTTAAGGTTATAGGATTATGA
- the map gene encoding type I methionyl aminopeptidase, producing MIYIKKPKEIEMIKKSANILRKVFQKVDEFIKPGITSKELDDFIFSAIVDFKAEPAFLGYRGYPASSCISINDEVVHGIPDERVLQEGDLVKVDIGVNYQGFFSDAAKTYFLGNDSDLSINRLVNGTKLALMEGMSVIREGIHLGDISHAIEETANRFKLGVVKILGGHGVGLKLHEDPFVPNFGKKGNGPVLYEGVIIAIEPMFTLGSGDVREKENGWTIVTMDGSLAAHFEETVLVTKDGFQNLTRVVYG from the coding sequence ATGATCTACATTAAAAAGCCTAAAGAAATCGAAATGATTAAGAAGTCCGCCAACATCCTCCGAAAGGTGTTTCAAAAGGTTGATGAATTCATAAAGCCAGGCATCACGTCAAAGGAGCTGGATGACTTTATTTTTAGTGCTATTGTTGATTTCAAAGCTGAGCCGGCTTTTCTCGGTTACAGAGGATATCCTGCGTCGAGTTGTATTTCAATAAATGATGAAGTTGTACACGGAATTCCTGACGAAAGGGTTTTGCAAGAAGGAGATCTCGTAAAGGTGGACATAGGGGTTAACTATCAGGGCTTTTTCAGTGATGCTGCTAAGACTTATTTTCTCGGAAATGATTCAGATCTTTCTATTAACAGGTTAGTAAATGGCACTAAACTTGCGCTGATGGAAGGGATGTCGGTAATCAGGGAGGGTATTCACCTTGGTGACATTTCTCATGCGATTGAAGAGACTGCTAACAGGTTTAAACTCGGTGTGGTTAAGATTCTTGGGGGGCATGGTGTAGGACTCAAATTACACGAGGATCCCTTTGTGCCAAATTTTGGCAAAAAGGGGAATGGACCTGTATTGTACGAAGGCGTTATCATTGCTATCGAACCAATGTTTACTTTAGGAAGCGGCGATGTTCGAGAGAAGGAAAATGGGTGGACTATTGTTACTATGGATGGCTCTTTGGCAGCCCACTTTGAAGAAACAGTTTTAGTTACCAAGGATGGTTTTCAAAATTTAACTAGGGTGGTATATGGATAA